A region from the Aegilops tauschii subsp. strangulata cultivar AL8/78 chromosome 5, Aet v6.0, whole genome shotgun sequence genome encodes:
- the LOC109737950 gene encoding cycloeucalenol cycloisomerase isoform X1, with the protein MAGESLGPRARPTVPSPPDAAARRAAAGKGKKRSAWLAADGSKRWGEAFFLLYTPFWLTLCLGLVVPFKLYERFTELEYLVIGLVSAVPAFLIPLFLVGKADNNRSLKDRYWVKANVWIMVFSYVGNYFLTHYFFTVLGASYTFPSWRMNNVPHTTFLLTHACFLFYHMASNITLRKLRHSTANLSMSLQWLFEVAWILALAYFIAYLETLAISNFPYYEFIDRDIMYTVGSLFYALYFLVSFPMFSRIDEKAEKWSLSRVAIDALGAAMLVTIILDLWRIFLGPIVPIPESRQCAQPGLAWFQVHT; encoded by the exons ATGGCAGGGGAGTCCCTTGGCCCGCGTGCCCGGCCGACGGTGCCCTCCCCGCCTGACGCAGCAgcccggcgggcggcggcggggaagggGAAGAAGAGAAGCGCGTGGCTGGCGGCGGACGGGAGCAAGCGGTGGGGGGAGGCCTTCTTCCTGCTCTACACGCCCTTCTGGCTCACGCTCTGCCTCGGCCTCGTCGTCCCCTTCAAGCTCTACGAG AGGTTCACGGAGCTGGAGTACTTGGTTATTGGATTGGTGTCTGCCGTGCCTGCGTTCCTCATCCCGCTCTTCCTCGTAGGCAAG GCAGACAACAATAGAAGTTTGAAAGATCGTTATTGGGTTAAG GCTAATGTTTGGATTATGGTtttcagttatgttggcaactaTTTTTTAACACATTACTTCTTCACAGTTCTTGGTGCATCATATACTTTTCCGTCATGGAGGATGAATAAT GTACCACATACAACATTTCTCCTGACTCATGCTTGCTTCCTATTTTATCACATGGCATCAAATATAACACTTCGCAAATTACGCCACTCTACAGCTAATTTGTCGATGTCTCTTCAATGGTTGTTTGAAGTTGCGTGGATTTTAGCACTCGCATACTTCATAGCATACTTGGAGACCTTAGCCATTTCAAAT TTTCCATATTATGAATTCATCGATCGGGATATAATGTACACAGTAGGCTCATTGTTTTATGCCTTATACTTCCTTGTCAGCTTCCCAATGTTCTCAAG GATTGATGAAAAAGCAGAGAAGTGGAGTCTGTCGAGGGTAGCCATTGATGCCCTGGGTGCAGCAATGCTTGTCACAATAATACTTGACTTGTGGCGCATATTTCTAGGGCCAATAGTGCCCATCCCTGAGTCAAGACAGTGTGCCCAACCAGGTCTTGCATGGTTCCAGGTGCACACATAG
- the LOC109737950 gene encoding cycloeucalenol cycloisomerase isoform X2, whose product MAGESLGPRARPTVPSPPDAAARRAAAGKGKKRSAWLAADGSKRWGEAFFLLYTPFWLTLCLGLVVPFKLYERFTELEYLVIGLVSAVPAFLIPLFLVGKADNNRSLKDRYWVKANVWIMVFSYVGNYFLTHYFFTVLGASYTFPSWRMNNVPHTTFLLTHACFLFYHMASNITLRKLRHSTANLSMSLQWLFEVAWILALAYFIAYLETLAISNFPYYEFIDRDIMYTVGSLFYALYFLVSFPMFSRRVWRPSRPSRGAEGAGPCQCTLEKKLGMETPLGADDTTGLGEVALRM is encoded by the exons ATGGCAGGGGAGTCCCTTGGCCCGCGTGCCCGGCCGACGGTGCCCTCCCCGCCTGACGCAGCAgcccggcgggcggcggcggggaagggGAAGAAGAGAAGCGCGTGGCTGGCGGCGGACGGGAGCAAGCGGTGGGGGGAGGCCTTCTTCCTGCTCTACACGCCCTTCTGGCTCACGCTCTGCCTCGGCCTCGTCGTCCCCTTCAAGCTCTACGAG AGGTTCACGGAGCTGGAGTACTTGGTTATTGGATTGGTGTCTGCCGTGCCTGCGTTCCTCATCCCGCTCTTCCTCGTAGGCAAG GCAGACAACAATAGAAGTTTGAAAGATCGTTATTGGGTTAAG GCTAATGTTTGGATTATGGTtttcagttatgttggcaactaTTTTTTAACACATTACTTCTTCACAGTTCTTGGTGCATCATATACTTTTCCGTCATGGAGGATGAATAAT GTACCACATACAACATTTCTCCTGACTCATGCTTGCTTCCTATTTTATCACATGGCATCAAATATAACACTTCGCAAATTACGCCACTCTACAGCTAATTTGTCGATGTCTCTTCAATGGTTGTTTGAAGTTGCGTGGATTTTAGCACTCGCATACTTCATAGCATACTTGGAGACCTTAGCCATTTCAAAT TTTCCATATTATGAATTCATCGATCGGGATATAATGTACACAGTAGGCTCATTGTTTTATGCCTTATACTTCCTTGTCAGCTTCCCAATGTTCTCAAG GAGAGTATGGCGACCATCGCGACCTTCAAGAGGAGCGGAAGGAGCAGGGCCTTGCCAATGCACACTTGAAAAAAAACTGGGCATGGAGACTCCTCTTGGCGCTGACGACACCACCGGGCTGGGGGAGGTGGCTCTCCGCATGTGA